A section of the Solea solea chromosome 17, fSolSol10.1, whole genome shotgun sequence genome encodes:
- the ttc32 gene encoding tetratricopeptide repeat protein 32: METDSLLEHANSEFKKKSFKQAEELYTHFISSCLQCRNCEAGDLATAYNNRGQIKYFRVDFHEAVEDYTSAIQANSHFEIPFYNRGLIHYRLGFFDDAKMDFQQALKLNPEFEDAKESLQQTLLDQQQKTDRGH, encoded by the exons ATGGAGACAGACAGTTTGCTTGAACATGCGAACTCTGAGTTTAAAAAGAAGAGTTTCAAACAAGCAGAGGAGCTGTATACTCACTTTATCTCCTCGTGTTTACAGTGCAG AAACTGTGAAGCTGGTGACTTGGCCACTGCCTATAACAATCGCGGACAGATAAAGTACTTCCGGGTGGATTTTCATGAAGCAGTAGAGGATTATACTTCAGCAATACAAGCCAACAGTCACTTTGAAATACCGTTCTACAACAGAGGACTCATACATTATAGACTGG GCTTTTTCGATGACGCCAAGATGGACTTCCAGCAAGCATTAAAGCTCAATCCAGAGTTTGAAGATGCCAAAGAGAGTCTGCAACAGACACTTCTGGACCAGCAGCAGAAGACAGACAGGGGACACTGA
- the zpax1 gene encoding zona pellucida protein AX 1 isoform X3 — translation MTRLNNFLLWDFTMAALIILAQARPSMKTNSQSSSGLRSDCVGNLMRLSLDGALAVGNQLEVDAVNGTQHIALTPSLAAQCGYSMESDPWGNTRIYTSLMGCYVENQKDTTFNVGMRLRLYNQSPSDMSSHDVTQTCSYSRWASREVICDRNYMEVSTRMATPEPEAKGQAQDVNEDSKNNAVQSASDGIWKMTFFTPEPVSMVLREATQSGYAAKLTPTRVVVRSPYNTAETYTEDVAGVSMEVFRVTAYYNTPHGLNVVNLAAACPTSGILFTEDTVSWYVPRRVTPLMDGSFKIVELHMGINGQRLDKSQMATRGYTLSQTDFHIITEIPLGSPDGYYKSHAPDYQYHITYSVEPMLDVLWRADDTQDDTRYKILFPITTPLMPRLPHFNDDTIAQSRMFSVLLGTFLQDVELKNITFSTGVLTVEDCNARGFVVQQHSFPNGSKSFSLQVPFDADVVLKHNPEKLVTVYFLPLVFGFLVQPEETPFAHPVDLEASLQDVVLPFLTGTCDEKNFHIVVTYGSQGSSFQTLVGYQQLTPDLAVFYNLRSNKTHKSLVVPYMAKDVAFELFTSDSLRARLDVILWDPVNEWTLGDLYLSCSFPLITTICYPNGTVTAVAVKVESVPNLSPSALTLKDQSCTPVFSDDRFAHFTFSVDSCGTTRMFFGHHMLYENEIGLYYGNGAAYTSPVDPDYRQTVSCYYVVNDTKTIAFNSKPIGKEPVAEIGLGQLMVQMRLAEDSFYELFFQAEDYPVIKYLRQPLYFEVELVHSTDPQLELILENCWATLHEDRTSLPSWDIIVDSCGNQDDSYVTIFHPVVSDARVVVPSHVKRFSTKMFTFVQDDEVLKDEIYVHCDALICDTSNQADGACRGQCAHPGMNPSGHQRVKVKRERPPVDQTR, via the exons ATGACGAGGCTTAACAATTT TTTGTTGTGGGACTTCACCATGGCTGCGTTGATCATCTTGGCTCAAGCAAGGCCAAGTATGAAGACGAATTCCCAGTCAA GCAGTGGTTTAAGGTCAGACTGTGTTGGTAATCTCATGAGGCTGTCCTTAGACGGGGCTCTCGCAGTGGGGAACCAGCTTGAAGTGGATGCTGTCA ATGGCACCCAGCACATTGCATTAACACCCAGCCTGGCTGCTCAGTGTGGATACAGCATGGAATCTGACCCATGGGGAAACACTAGGATCTACACATCTCTGATGGGCTGCTATGTGGAAAACCAA AAGGACACAACCTTTAATGTTGGCATGAGGCTGCGTTTGTACAACCAGAGTCCCTCCGATATGTCCAGTCATGATGTGACTCAGACGTGCAGCTACTCCCGGTGGGCCTCAAGAGAGGTTATCTGTGACAGGAACTACATGGAA GTGTCAACCCGCATGGCTACACCTGAGCCTGAAGCTAAAGGACAGGCTCAGGATGTTAACGAGGACTCCAAGAACAACGCTGTTCAAAGT GCATCAGATGGCATCTGGAAAATGACCTTTTTCACCCCAGAGCCAGTGTCCATGGTGCTGAGGGAGGCTACACAATCTGGTTACGCTGCCAAGTTGACCCCAACCCGTGTGGTTGTGCGAAGCCCGTACAATACAGCTGAGACTTATACTGAGGAT GTAGCGGGAGTCTCCATGGAGGTTTTCAGAGTGACCGCTTACTACAATACCCCTCATGGTTTGAATGTTGTGAACTTGGCAGCTGCTTGTCCCACAA GTGGCATCCTCTTTACCGAGGACACAGTCTCCTGGTACGTGCCTCGCCGTGTGACGCCCCTGATGGATGGCAGCTTTAAAATCGTTGAATTGCACATGGGCATCAACGGGCAGAGGCTGGATAAATCTCAGATGGCCACACGTGGGTACACGCTGTCTCAAACGGATTTCCACATCATCACCGAGATCCCGCTGGGCTCGCCTGACGGTTACTACAAG AGCCATGCCCCAGATTACCAGTACCACATCACCTACAGTGTGGAGCCCATGCTTGACGTACTGTGGAGGGCAGATGACACCCAGGATGATACTAGATACAAGATTTTGTTCCCCATTACCACTCCTCTGATGCCCAGACTGCCACACTTTAATGATG ACACCATTGCACAAAGCAGGATGTTCAGTGTTCTTTTGGGGACCTTTCTTCAGGATGTTGAACTCAAGAACATCACATTTTCCACTGGGGTTCTCACTGTTGAGGACTGCAATGCCAGAGGCTTTGTTGTCCAGCAGCACAGTTTCCCCAACGGATCAAAGAGCTTCTCTCTGCAAGTGCCTTTTGATGCCGACGTTGTCCTGAAGCAT AATCCTGAGAAGTTGGTGACCGTCTACTTCCTCCCCCTGGTCTTTGGGTTTCTAGTTCAACCTGAGGAAACTCCTTTCGCTCACCCAGTGGATTTGGAGGCTTCTCTGCAGGATGTTG TGCTGCCCTTCCTGACTGGCACCTGCGACGAGAAGAACTTTCACATTGTGGTGACGTACGGGAGTCAAGGCTCCAGTTTCCAGACACTGGTTGGATATCAGCAGCTGACTCCTGACCTGGCTGTTTTCTACAACTTGAGAAGTAACAAGACCCACAAGAGCCTTGTGGTGCCGTACATGGCAAAGGACGTGGCTTTTGAG CTGTTTACGTCCGACTCACTTCGCGCCAGACTTGACGTCATATTGTGGGATCCAGTCAACGAATGGACCCTCGGTGATCTTTATCTGTCCTGCAGTTTCCCCTTGATCACCACCA TCTGTTACCCAAATGGAACCGTGACCGCTGTGGCTGTGAAGGTGGAATCGGTGCCCAATCTCTCTCCAAGTGCGCTGACTCTGAAAGACCAGTCCTGCACACCAGTTTTTAGTGACGACCGCTTTGCTCATTTCACTTTTAGTGTTGATTCCTGTGGGACCACCCGAATG ttttttggtCACCACATGCTCTACGAGAATGAGATTGGCCTCTATTACGGCAATGGCGCAGCCTACACGTCACCAGTTGATCCCGACTACAG GCAAACTGTTTCTTGCTACTATGTCGTCAACGACACCAAGACCATTGCGTTCAACTCTAAACCAATCGGCAAAGAACCAGTGGCCGAGATCGGATTGGGACAACTGATGGTGCAGATGAGACTAGCGGAAG ATTCCTTTTACGAACTCTTCTTCCAAGCAGAAGATTATCCAGTGATCAAGTATCTGAGGCAACCTCTTTACTTTGAGGTGGAACTCGTGCACTCTACTGACCCACAGTTGGAGCTCATCCTAGAGAATTGCTGGGCTACTCTTCATGAAGACAGGACATCGCTGCCCAGTTGGGACATCATTGTGGACAG CTGTGGCAACCAAGACGACAGCTACGTGACCATCTTCCACCCCGTCGTGAGCGATGCCAGAGTTGTCGTCCCGTCTCACGTGAAACGCTTCTCCACAAAAATGTTCACCTTCGTTCAAGATGACGAGGTTCTGAAGGACGAG atcTATGTCCACTGCGATGCACTGATTTGTGACACAAGCAACCAAGCAGATGGTGCCTGCAGAGGCCAGTGCGCACATCCAGGCATGAATCCCTCTGGACACCAGAGGGTGAAAGTAAAGAGAG
- the zpax1 gene encoding zona pellucida protein AX 1 isoform X1 — MTRLNNFLLWDFTMAALIILAQARPSMKTNSQSSSGLRSDCVGNLMRLSLDGALAVGNQLEVDAVNGTQHIALTPSLAAQCGYSMESDPWGNTRIYTSLMGCYVENQKDTTFNVGMRLRLYNQSPSDMSSHDVTQTCSYSRWASREVICDRNYMEVSTRMATPEPEAKGQAQDVNEDSKNNAVQSASDGIWKMTFFTPEPVSMVLREATQSGYAAKLTPTRVVVRSPYNTAETYTEDVAGVSMEVFRVTAYYNTPHGLNVVNLAAACPTSGILFTEDTVSWYVPRRVTPLMDGSFKIVELHMGINGQRLDKSQMATRGYTLSQTDFHIITEIPLGSPDGYYKSHAPDYQYHITYSVEPMLDVLWRADDTQDDTRYKILFPITTPLMPRLPHFNDDTIAQSRMFSVLLGTFLQDVELKNITFSTGVLTVEDCNARGFVVQQHSFPNGSKSFSLQVPFDADVVLKHNPEKLVTVYFLPLVFGFLVQPEETPFAHPVDLEASLQDVVLPFLTGTCDEKNFHIVVTYGSQGSSFQTLVGYQQLTPDLAVFYNLRSNKTHKSLVVPYMAKDVAFELFTSDSLRARLDVILWDPVNEWTLGDLYLSCSFPLITTICYPNGTVTAVAVKVESVPNLSPSALTLKDQSCTPVFSDDRFAHFTFSVDSCGTTRMFFGHHMLYENEIGLYYGNGAAYTSPVDPDYRQTVSCYYVVNDTKTIAFNSKPIGKEPVAEIGLGQLMVQMRLAEDSFYELFFQAEDYPVIKYLRQPLYFEVELVHSTDPQLELILENCWATLHEDRTSLPSWDIIVDSCGNQDDSYVTIFHPVVSDARVVVPSHVKRFSTKMFTFVQDDEVLKDEIYVHCDALICDTSNQADGACRGQCAHPGMNPSGHQRVKVKREQRRTDLSHQRQISSGPIYLLTP, encoded by the exons ATGACGAGGCTTAACAATTT TTTGTTGTGGGACTTCACCATGGCTGCGTTGATCATCTTGGCTCAAGCAAGGCCAAGTATGAAGACGAATTCCCAGTCAA GCAGTGGTTTAAGGTCAGACTGTGTTGGTAATCTCATGAGGCTGTCCTTAGACGGGGCTCTCGCAGTGGGGAACCAGCTTGAAGTGGATGCTGTCA ATGGCACCCAGCACATTGCATTAACACCCAGCCTGGCTGCTCAGTGTGGATACAGCATGGAATCTGACCCATGGGGAAACACTAGGATCTACACATCTCTGATGGGCTGCTATGTGGAAAACCAA AAGGACACAACCTTTAATGTTGGCATGAGGCTGCGTTTGTACAACCAGAGTCCCTCCGATATGTCCAGTCATGATGTGACTCAGACGTGCAGCTACTCCCGGTGGGCCTCAAGAGAGGTTATCTGTGACAGGAACTACATGGAA GTGTCAACCCGCATGGCTACACCTGAGCCTGAAGCTAAAGGACAGGCTCAGGATGTTAACGAGGACTCCAAGAACAACGCTGTTCAAAGT GCATCAGATGGCATCTGGAAAATGACCTTTTTCACCCCAGAGCCAGTGTCCATGGTGCTGAGGGAGGCTACACAATCTGGTTACGCTGCCAAGTTGACCCCAACCCGTGTGGTTGTGCGAAGCCCGTACAATACAGCTGAGACTTATACTGAGGAT GTAGCGGGAGTCTCCATGGAGGTTTTCAGAGTGACCGCTTACTACAATACCCCTCATGGTTTGAATGTTGTGAACTTGGCAGCTGCTTGTCCCACAA GTGGCATCCTCTTTACCGAGGACACAGTCTCCTGGTACGTGCCTCGCCGTGTGACGCCCCTGATGGATGGCAGCTTTAAAATCGTTGAATTGCACATGGGCATCAACGGGCAGAGGCTGGATAAATCTCAGATGGCCACACGTGGGTACACGCTGTCTCAAACGGATTTCCACATCATCACCGAGATCCCGCTGGGCTCGCCTGACGGTTACTACAAG AGCCATGCCCCAGATTACCAGTACCACATCACCTACAGTGTGGAGCCCATGCTTGACGTACTGTGGAGGGCAGATGACACCCAGGATGATACTAGATACAAGATTTTGTTCCCCATTACCACTCCTCTGATGCCCAGACTGCCACACTTTAATGATG ACACCATTGCACAAAGCAGGATGTTCAGTGTTCTTTTGGGGACCTTTCTTCAGGATGTTGAACTCAAGAACATCACATTTTCCACTGGGGTTCTCACTGTTGAGGACTGCAATGCCAGAGGCTTTGTTGTCCAGCAGCACAGTTTCCCCAACGGATCAAAGAGCTTCTCTCTGCAAGTGCCTTTTGATGCCGACGTTGTCCTGAAGCAT AATCCTGAGAAGTTGGTGACCGTCTACTTCCTCCCCCTGGTCTTTGGGTTTCTAGTTCAACCTGAGGAAACTCCTTTCGCTCACCCAGTGGATTTGGAGGCTTCTCTGCAGGATGTTG TGCTGCCCTTCCTGACTGGCACCTGCGACGAGAAGAACTTTCACATTGTGGTGACGTACGGGAGTCAAGGCTCCAGTTTCCAGACACTGGTTGGATATCAGCAGCTGACTCCTGACCTGGCTGTTTTCTACAACTTGAGAAGTAACAAGACCCACAAGAGCCTTGTGGTGCCGTACATGGCAAAGGACGTGGCTTTTGAG CTGTTTACGTCCGACTCACTTCGCGCCAGACTTGACGTCATATTGTGGGATCCAGTCAACGAATGGACCCTCGGTGATCTTTATCTGTCCTGCAGTTTCCCCTTGATCACCACCA TCTGTTACCCAAATGGAACCGTGACCGCTGTGGCTGTGAAGGTGGAATCGGTGCCCAATCTCTCTCCAAGTGCGCTGACTCTGAAAGACCAGTCCTGCACACCAGTTTTTAGTGACGACCGCTTTGCTCATTTCACTTTTAGTGTTGATTCCTGTGGGACCACCCGAATG ttttttggtCACCACATGCTCTACGAGAATGAGATTGGCCTCTATTACGGCAATGGCGCAGCCTACACGTCACCAGTTGATCCCGACTACAG GCAAACTGTTTCTTGCTACTATGTCGTCAACGACACCAAGACCATTGCGTTCAACTCTAAACCAATCGGCAAAGAACCAGTGGCCGAGATCGGATTGGGACAACTGATGGTGCAGATGAGACTAGCGGAAG ATTCCTTTTACGAACTCTTCTTCCAAGCAGAAGATTATCCAGTGATCAAGTATCTGAGGCAACCTCTTTACTTTGAGGTGGAACTCGTGCACTCTACTGACCCACAGTTGGAGCTCATCCTAGAGAATTGCTGGGCTACTCTTCATGAAGACAGGACATCGCTGCCCAGTTGGGACATCATTGTGGACAG CTGTGGCAACCAAGACGACAGCTACGTGACCATCTTCCACCCCGTCGTGAGCGATGCCAGAGTTGTCGTCCCGTCTCACGTGAAACGCTTCTCCACAAAAATGTTCACCTTCGTTCAAGATGACGAGGTTCTGAAGGACGAG atcTATGTCCACTGCGATGCACTGATTTGTGACACAAGCAACCAAGCAGATGGTGCCTGCAGAGGCCAGTGCGCACATCCAGGCATGAATCCCTCTGGACACCAGAGGGTGAAAGTAAAGAGAG AGCAAAGACGCACAGACTTGAGCCACCAAAGGCAAATCTCTTCCGGGCCCATTTACCTGTTAACCCCCTAA
- the zpax1 gene encoding zona pellucida protein AX 1 isoform X2, producing the protein MAALIILAQARPSMKTNSQSSSGLRSDCVGNLMRLSLDGALAVGNQLEVDAVNGTQHIALTPSLAAQCGYSMESDPWGNTRIYTSLMGCYVENQKDTTFNVGMRLRLYNQSPSDMSSHDVTQTCSYSRWASREVICDRNYMEVSTRMATPEPEAKGQAQDVNEDSKNNAVQSASDGIWKMTFFTPEPVSMVLREATQSGYAAKLTPTRVVVRSPYNTAETYTEDVAGVSMEVFRVTAYYNTPHGLNVVNLAAACPTSGILFTEDTVSWYVPRRVTPLMDGSFKIVELHMGINGQRLDKSQMATRGYTLSQTDFHIITEIPLGSPDGYYKSHAPDYQYHITYSVEPMLDVLWRADDTQDDTRYKILFPITTPLMPRLPHFNDDTIAQSRMFSVLLGTFLQDVELKNITFSTGVLTVEDCNARGFVVQQHSFPNGSKSFSLQVPFDADVVLKHNPEKLVTVYFLPLVFGFLVQPEETPFAHPVDLEASLQDVVLPFLTGTCDEKNFHIVVTYGSQGSSFQTLVGYQQLTPDLAVFYNLRSNKTHKSLVVPYMAKDVAFELFTSDSLRARLDVILWDPVNEWTLGDLYLSCSFPLITTICYPNGTVTAVAVKVESVPNLSPSALTLKDQSCTPVFSDDRFAHFTFSVDSCGTTRMFFGHHMLYENEIGLYYGNGAAYTSPVDPDYRQTVSCYYVVNDTKTIAFNSKPIGKEPVAEIGLGQLMVQMRLAEDSFYELFFQAEDYPVIKYLRQPLYFEVELVHSTDPQLELILENCWATLHEDRTSLPSWDIIVDSCGNQDDSYVTIFHPVVSDARVVVPSHVKRFSTKMFTFVQDDEVLKDEIYVHCDALICDTSNQADGACRGQCAHPGMNPSGHQRVKVKREQRRTDLSHQRQISSGPIYLLTP; encoded by the exons ATGGCTGCGTTGATCATCTTGGCTCAAGCAAGGCCAAGTATGAAGACGAATTCCCAGTCAA GCAGTGGTTTAAGGTCAGACTGTGTTGGTAATCTCATGAGGCTGTCCTTAGACGGGGCTCTCGCAGTGGGGAACCAGCTTGAAGTGGATGCTGTCA ATGGCACCCAGCACATTGCATTAACACCCAGCCTGGCTGCTCAGTGTGGATACAGCATGGAATCTGACCCATGGGGAAACACTAGGATCTACACATCTCTGATGGGCTGCTATGTGGAAAACCAA AAGGACACAACCTTTAATGTTGGCATGAGGCTGCGTTTGTACAACCAGAGTCCCTCCGATATGTCCAGTCATGATGTGACTCAGACGTGCAGCTACTCCCGGTGGGCCTCAAGAGAGGTTATCTGTGACAGGAACTACATGGAA GTGTCAACCCGCATGGCTACACCTGAGCCTGAAGCTAAAGGACAGGCTCAGGATGTTAACGAGGACTCCAAGAACAACGCTGTTCAAAGT GCATCAGATGGCATCTGGAAAATGACCTTTTTCACCCCAGAGCCAGTGTCCATGGTGCTGAGGGAGGCTACACAATCTGGTTACGCTGCCAAGTTGACCCCAACCCGTGTGGTTGTGCGAAGCCCGTACAATACAGCTGAGACTTATACTGAGGAT GTAGCGGGAGTCTCCATGGAGGTTTTCAGAGTGACCGCTTACTACAATACCCCTCATGGTTTGAATGTTGTGAACTTGGCAGCTGCTTGTCCCACAA GTGGCATCCTCTTTACCGAGGACACAGTCTCCTGGTACGTGCCTCGCCGTGTGACGCCCCTGATGGATGGCAGCTTTAAAATCGTTGAATTGCACATGGGCATCAACGGGCAGAGGCTGGATAAATCTCAGATGGCCACACGTGGGTACACGCTGTCTCAAACGGATTTCCACATCATCACCGAGATCCCGCTGGGCTCGCCTGACGGTTACTACAAG AGCCATGCCCCAGATTACCAGTACCACATCACCTACAGTGTGGAGCCCATGCTTGACGTACTGTGGAGGGCAGATGACACCCAGGATGATACTAGATACAAGATTTTGTTCCCCATTACCACTCCTCTGATGCCCAGACTGCCACACTTTAATGATG ACACCATTGCACAAAGCAGGATGTTCAGTGTTCTTTTGGGGACCTTTCTTCAGGATGTTGAACTCAAGAACATCACATTTTCCACTGGGGTTCTCACTGTTGAGGACTGCAATGCCAGAGGCTTTGTTGTCCAGCAGCACAGTTTCCCCAACGGATCAAAGAGCTTCTCTCTGCAAGTGCCTTTTGATGCCGACGTTGTCCTGAAGCAT AATCCTGAGAAGTTGGTGACCGTCTACTTCCTCCCCCTGGTCTTTGGGTTTCTAGTTCAACCTGAGGAAACTCCTTTCGCTCACCCAGTGGATTTGGAGGCTTCTCTGCAGGATGTTG TGCTGCCCTTCCTGACTGGCACCTGCGACGAGAAGAACTTTCACATTGTGGTGACGTACGGGAGTCAAGGCTCCAGTTTCCAGACACTGGTTGGATATCAGCAGCTGACTCCTGACCTGGCTGTTTTCTACAACTTGAGAAGTAACAAGACCCACAAGAGCCTTGTGGTGCCGTACATGGCAAAGGACGTGGCTTTTGAG CTGTTTACGTCCGACTCACTTCGCGCCAGACTTGACGTCATATTGTGGGATCCAGTCAACGAATGGACCCTCGGTGATCTTTATCTGTCCTGCAGTTTCCCCTTGATCACCACCA TCTGTTACCCAAATGGAACCGTGACCGCTGTGGCTGTGAAGGTGGAATCGGTGCCCAATCTCTCTCCAAGTGCGCTGACTCTGAAAGACCAGTCCTGCACACCAGTTTTTAGTGACGACCGCTTTGCTCATTTCACTTTTAGTGTTGATTCCTGTGGGACCACCCGAATG ttttttggtCACCACATGCTCTACGAGAATGAGATTGGCCTCTATTACGGCAATGGCGCAGCCTACACGTCACCAGTTGATCCCGACTACAG GCAAACTGTTTCTTGCTACTATGTCGTCAACGACACCAAGACCATTGCGTTCAACTCTAAACCAATCGGCAAAGAACCAGTGGCCGAGATCGGATTGGGACAACTGATGGTGCAGATGAGACTAGCGGAAG ATTCCTTTTACGAACTCTTCTTCCAAGCAGAAGATTATCCAGTGATCAAGTATCTGAGGCAACCTCTTTACTTTGAGGTGGAACTCGTGCACTCTACTGACCCACAGTTGGAGCTCATCCTAGAGAATTGCTGGGCTACTCTTCATGAAGACAGGACATCGCTGCCCAGTTGGGACATCATTGTGGACAG CTGTGGCAACCAAGACGACAGCTACGTGACCATCTTCCACCCCGTCGTGAGCGATGCCAGAGTTGTCGTCCCGTCTCACGTGAAACGCTTCTCCACAAAAATGTTCACCTTCGTTCAAGATGACGAGGTTCTGAAGGACGAG atcTATGTCCACTGCGATGCACTGATTTGTGACACAAGCAACCAAGCAGATGGTGCCTGCAGAGGCCAGTGCGCACATCCAGGCATGAATCCCTCTGGACACCAGAGGGTGAAAGTAAAGAGAG AGCAAAGACGCACAGACTTGAGCCACCAAAGGCAAATCTCTTCCGGGCCCATTTACCTGTTAACCCCCTAA